The Kordia sp. SMS9 genome window below encodes:
- a CDS encoding ABC transporter permease produces MTNWNVILNIAKTHLLTKIKQTSTAALGVTFGIGSYITLVCFMTGLNTMLDSLILNQTPHVHIYNEIEPSEKQPIAYYKELQNSFHIVHSIKPKQSQLKIHNALPIIQYLEKSEDVRGALPQLKTQIFYIAGSIELGGNLTGIQPIDEVTFFNMDDYIVEGSAEALDQTDNGILLGIGIAKKMSLNIGDRVQIRPVNGGTFPLKIVGFYQSGIADLDAIQSFANLKTVQRILGKSNNYITDINVKLHDIEKSVPLAQQIAQQFNLTAIDIKTANAQFETGTTIRNLITYAVSITLLIVAGFGIYNILNMLIYEKMNDIAILKAVGFSGKDVQRIFMSQAMIIGLVGGVLGLIIGFGLAKLIGTIPFETEALPTVATYPINMNPMFFIIGFTFAMLSTFLAGYLPSKKAKNIDPVRIIRGQ; encoded by the coding sequence ATGACAAACTGGAATGTTATATTGAATATTGCCAAAACACATTTGCTGACAAAAATAAAGCAAACAAGTACGGCGGCACTTGGTGTTACTTTTGGAATTGGTTCTTACATTACCTTGGTCTGTTTTATGACAGGATTGAATACAATGTTGGATAGTTTGATCCTGAATCAGACACCACATGTACATATTTACAACGAGATAGAACCTTCTGAAAAACAACCTATTGCCTATTACAAAGAGCTTCAAAATAGTTTTCATATCGTTCATTCTATTAAGCCCAAGCAAAGTCAACTAAAAATTCACAATGCATTACCAATTATTCAGTATTTGGAAAAAAGTGAAGATGTGCGCGGCGCATTGCCACAGCTAAAAACCCAAATATTTTACATTGCGGGTTCTATTGAATTGGGTGGAAATTTGACAGGAATTCAACCCATAGATGAAGTGACTTTTTTTAATATGGACGATTATATTGTAGAAGGTTCTGCGGAAGCGTTGGATCAAACTGATAATGGCATTTTATTAGGCATCGGCATTGCCAAAAAAATGTCGCTCAACATTGGCGATCGCGTGCAAATACGTCCTGTGAATGGTGGAACTTTTCCACTGAAAATAGTCGGGTTTTACCAAAGTGGAATTGCAGATTTGGATGCGATACAGAGTTTTGCCAATTTGAAAACTGTACAGCGAATTTTGGGGAAATCGAACAATTATATTACAGATATCAATGTAAAGTTGCATGATATTGAAAAGTCGGTGCCGTTGGCGCAACAAATTGCACAACAGTTCAATTTGACCGCAATTGATATTAAAACGGCAAACGCACAATTTGAAACAGGAACGACCATTAGAAACCTTATTACCTATGCCGTTTCTATCACTTTGTTGATTGTGGCAGGATTTGGAATTTACAATATTCTCAACATGTTAATTTATGAAAAGATGAACGATATCGCCATTTTAAAAGCCGTTGGATTTTCAGGAAAAGATGTGCAACGCATTTTTATGAGTCAGGCAATGATTATTGGACTTGTGGGTGGAGTTTTAGGATTGATTATTGGGTTTGGCTTGGCAAAACTCATTGGAACGATTCCTTTTGAAACTGAGGCTTTGCCAACCGTAGCCACGTATCCGAT